A genome region from bacterium includes the following:
- a CDS encoding thiamine pyrophosphate-dependent enzyme has product KKDPTRNFERYLLRDKIFKRENLEAIKKEIRRKVNEAHIFAKKSPYPKKGELRKYVFKE; this is encoded by the coding sequence AAAAAAGACCCAACTAGAAACTTTGAGCGGTATCTCCTCAGGGATAAAATTTTTAAGAGAGAAAATTTAGAGGCGATAAAGAAGGAAATAAGAAGAAAAGTTAATGAGGCTCATATTTTTGCTAAAAAAAGTCCCTATCCCAAAAAAGGTGAATTGAGGAAGTATGTCTTCAAAGAATAA